CTAAAACCATCAGTATTAAGTTTAGTCTAGTCGAGGCTTGGCTTCACCTATCTAATTCTTTTGATATATACCTCAATTGAGCCTTCAAtatatttagaaaaaaataattctCAATAAAAAAAAGGTTCGTCACACAAGCAATCGATttatagaaaataataataaaaagataaaggGAAATCTCATCAGAGCAAGCTTTGTTCCTTGCTTTCCCAATTAACCACAAACATATTGCAATAACACCTCCAAAAAATTATTGTTATGAATCAGTCGGTACTAAGAAGGGGGTGAACTAGTGCagtaataaaaattacatcggtttcatcatcaaaaaccgAGAATCAACAACTATTACCAAAACCCATGAATTTTATAACTTTCCATATTTCATTTATATTTAAGGCATGAAAGGCTAATAAAGATGATCGATAGGTTAAAGAGTTGCATCATTctgtaattttttatataaattaataaattcaaCGTGAATCTGATGAAGGTCAGTAACAAAGTAAACTTATAACTTTGATACAGCATGGATTGCCATGTTGTTCTATGCAGCTAATCCAAAGTTCCCAATCGCAGACACTACCGATGTCATTTCTTTCCTTTCGATGTGAATGAGAAACATTTTGGATGGAACAACAAGGAAAATACACCGACGCTGTTGATTGCTTTCGGCGTGCAAACTCTCAAAGAGCAACCCCACCATACCTGGCATCGACTACAGTACTCGCAGTGCGTGGACGTACATCACATGATTGCATGTACTGTTAAATTGTAATCATGAtcctttataatttaaattagttTAATTAATCATGTACAGTTAAATTAGTTAGATTACATGAtctgataaaatatataattaaattaattaaattatgatgattgactaataaaaattttttatattatagtaAGTTCGCTTAGAGGATACTCTTGACTAAAGGAactcttataataatttatcataaatcttttgctctcgtctataaatagacagAATCTCTAGGGACTAAATAATATGTGTCATACATGATACAGTTCAAATTTTATAATTTCTCTTTTTAATCTTCTTGAACCATCAATAATAATAGTCatataaaaagatagaaaaagaggAGAATGAGTGTCTAGTTCTCTTTGTAGATCGATATCACTATGATACTCGGATTCGAGGGATAGTGTCTTTGCATATTACATAGAGATCTTTTTCAGATAACATAGAAAAGTACGTATCGTAAATCCaatctaatgttatttgatttcaatcatgacaTAAAATTTTATTCACGTTTCATATATTAAGTCACAAATATTATTCTTACTCAGTTCTATTCGATGTCTACTGGAACCCCACATCTCAAAGTGCAACACAATAACAGCCTCTCATTATATCAGTCCCTCCTTAGACAAAGAAGCAGTTACGTAAAGGAAGGACAGTAATCCTTGTTGTCAAAGGACTTCAGTTCGCATGTGTTCAAGTAAGCGCATCTATGCCAAGCTAAAGAGTTGATACAGCTCCATCCGTGACCCGCACACGGTCAAGATCACGCGACGCACGATTCTCGATGCGCTTTCGTCCTGCTTATGTACGTATGTATAGTGGTAGTATTCATTAACCGAAACAATGATGTACCGTCAGCTTGCGTAAGGTATTGTGGTCCAGCCGAGACAACGACGTTGTGAGGAGGGTAGCAGTTGGCATTCAACGCAGCGCTCTTTAAGAGCGCTCAAAGACAGTTGGCCGTTCGATCCCCAATCTTATGACCCCCATAACGTAAGTGGAAGACGTGGCATCTGACGAGTCATATCAAATCGTCATCTGTCCGCTTCGCTCAATATTATTCCCACCTAACGGTTTCCCTCTTGGCTGTATCACATTAGACGCAATAATTGTGATACGGTTGGTTGATATGGGTAGCTTAAATCTCTTCCTATGATGACAGTCTGAGAGGGCTGTAATGTAACAAAACACTGTCTCTGAGAGACCTCCACTTATATTAAGTATCAGAGCTTCCTCGTTCCCCGAACAGCGAAGCTGAGTGCACCCGACGGCGATGGCGTTCGTCCTCCACGAACGCCTCCTTCTCTTCCTCGTACTCTTCCCTTCCCTCGCCGCTCCTTCTCGCGTTCCAGCGGTGATCGTCTTCGGCGACTCGACCGTCGACGCCGGCAACAACAACTTCATCCCCACCATCGCCAGGGCCAACTTCCCGCCCTACGGCCGGGACTTCCCCGGCGGCCGCGCCACCGGTCGCTTCTGCAACGGCCGTCTCGCCACCGACTTCATCTCAGAGGCACTCGGCCTACCGTCGATCGTGCCGGCCTATCTCGACCCGGCCTACGGCATCAGGGACTTCGCCACTGGCGTGTGCTTTGCGTCGGCGGCCACGGGGCTCGACGCCGCCACCTCCGACGTGCTCGTAAGTCCCGCTTTGCATGCATCTTTAGCTTATTGCATCTATTTCATGTACCAGAGGGAGTATAGGAATGAGAGTTGGTGTAGCTTTGGATCAGAACCCCAGTAGAGTTGTCCCCTTCCTCTCTCGGAAACGTGAAAGGTTCAAGTACGAGGCTGATGCATGTACGTTTATGGAGCAGGCAAGGAGGACAAGTGGCAATGGTGACAGCTAAAACCCTTTCTAGATAAGGATCGAGTATCTAAGGATTCCTACTCCTTTGAAGTGCCATTCTCAGTTGCCTCTTTAGTTCGCTAAAGATACATTACTTGCCTATTTCTCGGAAGACATTACTGTCACTTTAGGATGGCAGCTGCTTTCGTAGGTATTTGGCATGATGAGTCCAGTCATTGCCCCCAGACTCGTTCGATTAGGTTGTCGGATTTAGTTGGATGTTCTACGCTAGCTATAATGAAGTGTTTGTTAATGGTGTGGTCTTCCGTTCTTGATAATGTGCAGTCTGTCATCCCCCTACGGCAAGAGATGGAGTTCTTCAAGGAGTACCAGCAGAAACTGGAAGCGTACCTGGGGAAGACGAAGGCCAATTACATCATTAACGAGGCCGTGTACATCGTCAGCATCGGCACCAACGACTTCATCGAGAACTACTACTCGGAGGTGACGGAGCGGAGCGAGCAATTCACGGTGGAAGAGTACGAGGACTTCCTCATCCGCCACGCCGCCGACTTCCTCACGGAGCTCCACCGCCTGGGGGCTCGCAAGGTGTCCTTCACCGGTCTCACCCCCTTCGGGTGCTTGCCGTCGGAAAGGACCTCCAACCTCATGAACCCGGGCGAGTGCATGGAGGAGTACAACACGGTGGCCAGGGACTTCAACGCTAAGCTGCAGGCACTCACGACGAGGCTGTGCGCGGCGTTGCCGGGGCTGAAGCTGAGACTTGCTCCTTTCTATGATCTGTTGCTCCACGTCGTGCAGAACCCGTCCTCATACGGTGAGTTTGGGGAAGCCAAGCTTTAGTTTCTGCTCCTCTCTGCGACGATGATGAGGTGGGTGTGCTCAGGATTCGAGGTTGCGAGCAGAGGATGCTGCGGCACGGGGAAGATAGAGGCCAGCTATCTCTGCAACCAATGGAACCCCTTCACCTGCGAAGACGCAGACAAGTACGCCTTCTGGGATTCCATCCATCCCTCCGAGAGATTGAACCGTCTGTGCGCCAACCAGACGCTGAGGACAAGCCTGGCTGAGTTCGTGTGAGCTCCTCCCTTCTTATGCACCGTTCGTCATTACCATACTGGCACAGACATGATAGAGACATCCAACCATCGTCAATGTGTACTTCAGTGACTGATCGTGAATTCTTTGAGAAGCCTACAATAATTAGTTCATGGAAAATGTAATTTCTCCTACTGTTTCCTCATCAAATAACTGTACTCTGCAGCCTGGGCTGTCTTATATGGTTACTACTAAATGCTTGATCAAGCAGACGACTCTTTACCAACTATACTTGTAGGCAGGCATATccatggctctctctctctctctctctctctcctctttggcTTTCTTTGACACACACAGCATAAAAAGGTGATCTTTATGCTTTTTTGGCTGGCGAAGTGATGAAGAAGCTCGGCAAACAGGAAAGGGAGGAAAGTCCACCCGGGCCCACCGCCAGGGCGGTGTTAGCCCGCCCGGCGGCGCTGACCAAGGAGGAGCAGGAGGTCCTGGAGTACTTGCTCTATGGCAGCGGCGGGCGCAACCTCCTGAACCGGAATGCGGGTGCTTTGGGTGCTACAAGAGCTTCTCGGCGCGGTGGGACGCATCGCCGAACCGGCACGTCATCCACCGCATCAAACGCGGAGGCGGAAAGGTGCCGACTCGGCGGCAaacgcggcggcggcggaggagaacCAGAGCTTGGGAGCGGAGGGGAAGGGGCTCCTGGAATCGGGTGGAGGCAACTTGGCGGACCTTGATGGTGATGACCGagatgacgatgacgatgacgaaggtggagatgctgatgcggatgctgctgctgctgatgatgatgTAGTAGGAGCAAAAGCTCTGTGACAAGAAGATATATGAGCTTCATCGGGGAAAGACTTTGGGGAGTGTAGAATCAAAAGGAAAGATAGAAGGTGCAAAAGGAAGGATGTTTTGGAGATCAACACCGTCTCTCTACTCTCTTTGATTGGGAAGGCCACTTTCTCTCAACTTTCTTCTCGTTGCAATGGAAATTTAGGCTTTCTAAGCCTTCTGCTTCATCGACAAAGGCAAGCAGATTTGTAGAAGAAACATCACTTATGTTTGCATGATCCTCTGTGGTTGACCACACATATCATATTTCTACCTTTGTTTTGGAACATTAAAAAGACAAAAGGCAAAATGGTCAAAGCTTTATTTCCTCTCCTTCACTTTTGGCCTCTGCCATGGCATCCTATTCTCCTCAATTACCATTTCCTCCTCTTTATTTTCCCTTCATTCAATTCATAATGCCACGGACTATCCATAACACAATCCAGGAACAAAAAACCTAATTTAGAAGCCTATGATAAGCATCATCTATGGTAGTACATCTGCACAAGTAATAAATAAACTCGTGTGCACTGATCACAGGATATGGAGAAGATAAAGTTCCTACCAAAATGATGCATTTCCCTATTTGCTATTTCAGATACTAAGGTGGTTTTCAGAACAAGAAAGCAGAGGAGGTTCCATCAACCAGGCATAAGCATGTCACAGTGATGGATGAATGAAGAACAATTAAATGTATGAAACAGTAGTGTCTGTCTTATTAGGCCAAAAACTACAAGACAAACATGAACCAGTTGCCAGATTACGAGAGATATGTAACAAAATACAAGAGGATGCTAGCAGCATAAGCAGCATCAAAAGTGCAGCAGCAAGGTGCCAACTAATGGGGGATCCGACCAAAACATGCTCGGATACTGGGCCGAACCCTTTTGACTTCAAAATTGCAGGATCATTAACTGCCTGAATTGATGAAGGATATGCCAGCGAGCATCATTGTCCAAATGAAGCAGCTCAGTGTTTCCAAATAAATCTGAGCCTTTGCTAGGTAGGTGGAAAGAATCTGTTGAGATTGAAAGGAAGCGTGTAGAACTCCTCGTTCCTGTTGTCGCCTCTGAACGTTCTAAATTTCACCCACCACGGCATACCCCTATCCTTCTTAGACTTCTCGACTTCCAATGTGTTGTCCAGAAATACGCTGACAATCAATCCGACAGTGGGGGGTGACAGAAATATGGTATTTAAGAACCCATTGAACTGCAGGCAGGAAAATTTTACAATTTCAGCAAAAGCAAACATCTAAATAGCAAAATGTAATGTAAATCTTTTCggttgaacaaacatcttgaggaACTATGAACCAAGTGCAAGCCTTACATACAAGGATATCTGCTTAcatgcatgatagtttaagcaaaataataaaataatgcatTTCCGATCACAACAAAATCTCATGCATTATGAGCTCGATGGTTTGTAACAGGATCAATATAAATTCCATTTAACTCTGAATGAAATATAAAGGAACATAAGGCACTCATAATCCAAGATAATGTTTTGAACTTTTTATAATGATCTTGgtgattttttgtattattttgagTTATAATAACTGTGTCCAAATTCTTTGTATTTAAGACATATTCATGCTTAGGTTTTTGGTTAAATTTTTAATAGGTACACTAAAAAGAGCCATAATTAATGATCAAACTATTTTTTGCACATTGCCACTTCTTTGTCAATATGAGTTTCAGTCTGATTCAGCACCCATCGTAATTTATCTTGCGACTCAGTAAATTCTTTAGAGAATCCAAAAGGCAGTTAAACATAACTAACCCATCCTGCACGTGTATTTACAGGTGCATGGCCAGAAGAAACCAGAGTATCATTGAAATATTGTGGAACGGATATTCCAAGGAAAAGTGAGAGACCAGTGATGATGAGGTTTCTCATAGAGTTCATGTTTGTAAACTGAAGGAATGATATTCCAACAGAAGCTGCAAAtttcaaaaagataaaattagaaACATTaacagcaagaataaaatgtaccCCAAAAATGAAATACATACCAACAAGGCCAAAAAGGACACAGTACAATGCTGCAAATATAGGAAATGGAATTGATGCAAAGACGGCTCCAAATTTCCCTGAAGCAACAGATCATGATACTGATTGCAAGTTAAAGAACATAACCGCCAATATAATGAATTATTAATAAAGAAATCATACCTAAGGTGGAAAAGAAAATCATGAACCCAGCTGAAATCTGAACCACCCTGCGGCTGCCAACTCGAGTAAGTCCAAGAAGACCAACATTCTCCCTAAAATTTTACACAAACTAGTGTCATCATCATTGCCATTGttatctaaaatcaaataatgtaCATGCTGCAACTCTGTGCGATATGTACAACATAGATCCCCTTCATAGACATAACACCAGACCCATGATATGGACCCTCCCAAAATCAGGAAGCAGGGGAGATACATGGTGTTCATAGATGaaagaaatatatgattttaaTGAATATTTGGCATGTATCTACATATATCTAAGGCATTTTCCCTATTAAGGCCAGCAGAACTTTGCCATGGAAATAGGAAAGCTTACACAGAGACAGTGGAGCCTGTTCCAGTTCCAAACAGACCATCCAGCAGCACACCAATCCCCTGGGGTGAAGCATGAATGATGAAGCATTTAGCTACAAAGCTTAAACTCAAGACGATCACATTTTTCATCTATGAAGAAAGGAAGTGCTGATACAGACAAAACTCCATTTAAGAAATAACTGAAGAACTGCCTAAAAGCTCACTGATAGGGGGTGTTTCTGGTTTCTATGGAACTTACTATTTAACATACTATGTAGCAAGGTTTGTAATTTTGTATCGTACTAAcgtttcgagctttgctcggtacggtactatACGGTACAAGCATACTAAGCAATACACtagggtgtactgctcggtatatatatatatatatatatatatatatatatatatataagaaaaggaGGCGTACGCTGCCTCAACAACGtcatctccttttcttctcctcgtcgcgtTAGGTGTTCGGCGAGGGTGTCGAAGGCCGCAGACGCCTCTGGCCTTCAGCGAAGAATGCGACGTAGAAGAAGCCGAGCAGTCGCCTCTCTGTTACCTTCTGGATCGGGAC
Above is a genomic segment from Musa acuminata AAA Group cultivar baxijiao chromosome BXJ3-4, Cavendish_Baxijiao_AAA, whole genome shotgun sequence containing:
- the LOC135634635 gene encoding GDSL esterase/lipase At2g42990-like isoform X2 encodes the protein MAFVLHERLLLFLVLFPSLAAPSRVPAVIVFGDSTVDAGNNNFIPTIARANFPPYGRDFPGGRATGRFCNGRLATDFISEALGLPSIVPAYLDPAYGIRDFATGVCFASAATGLDAATSDVLSVIPLRQEMEFFKEYQQKLEAYLGKTKANYIINEAVYIVSIGTNDFIENYYSEVTERSEQFTVEEYEDFLIRHAADFLTELHRLGARKVSFTGLTPFGCLPSERTSNLMNPGECMEEYNTVARDFNAKLQALTTRLCAALPGLKLRLAPFYDLLLHVVQNPSSYEDAAARGR
- the LOC135634635 gene encoding GDSL esterase/lipase At2g42990-like isoform X1, which translates into the protein MAFVLHERLLLFLVLFPSLAAPSRVPAVIVFGDSTVDAGNNNFIPTIARANFPPYGRDFPGGRATGRFCNGRLATDFISEALGLPSIVPAYLDPAYGIRDFATGVCFASAATGLDAATSDVLSVIPLRQEMEFFKEYQQKLEAYLGKTKANYIINEAVYIVSIGTNDFIENYYSEVTERSEQFTVEEYEDFLIRHAADFLTELHRLGARKVSFTGLTPFGCLPSERTSNLMNPGECMEEYNTVARDFNAKLQALTTRLCAALPGLKLRLAPFYDLLLHVVQNPSSYGFEVASRGCCGTGKIEASYLCNQWNPFTCEDADKYAFWDSIHPSERLNRLCANQTLRTSLAEFV